The Qipengyuania aurantiaca genome contains the following window.
CGCGTCCCATGCCGCATCGAGCGCGTCCTGTTCGTAGAGCAGGCCGACCCAGAAGGCGGGGAGGGCGCAGATGCGGCTCCACGGTCCGCCATCGGCGCCGCGCATTTCGAGGAAGCTCTTGAGACGGACTTCGGGAAAAGCGGTCGAAAGGTGGTCCCACCAATCGCTCTCGGTCGGCTTCTCGCCGGGCAGGACCGACAGCTTTCCTTCGAGGAAGTCGCGGAAGCTGAGGCCCGCGGCGTCGATATACCTGCCCTCGCGGAAGACGAAATACATCGGCACGTCGAGCATGTAGTCAACCCAGCGTTCGTAGCCGAAGCCGTCCTCGAACACGAAGGGCAGCATGCCGGTGCGGTGCGGGTCGGTGTCGGACCAGATGTGGCTGCGATAGGAAAGGTAGCCGTTGGGCTTGCCTTCGGTGAAGGGCGAATTGGCAAACAGCGCGGTGGCGAGCGGCTGGAGCGCGAGGCCGGTGCGGAACTTCTGCGCCATGTCGGCTTCGGAAGAATAGTCGAGGTTCACCTGGATGGTGCAGGTGCGCAGCATCATGTCGAGGCCCAGCGTGCCAACGCGCGGCATGTGCCGTTTCATGATCTCGTAGCGGCCCTTGGGCATCATCGGCAGTTCTTCGCGGGTCTTGTCGGGCCACATGCCGAGGCCGAGGAAGCCGACATCGCAGGCTTCGCCCACCTGCTTTACCTGCGCGAGGTGACGCCCGGTCTCGTTGCAGGTCTGGTGCAGATTTTCGAGCGGCGCGCCGGAAAGTTCGAGCTGGCCGGCCGGTTCGAGGCTGACCGTGCCGTCGTCCCCGCGCATGGCGATGACCTTGCCGCCTTCCTCGACCGGTTCCCAGTCGAACTGGCGCAGGGACATCAGGATGTCGCGAATGCCGCCCTTCTCGTCATAGGAGGGGGCGCGGTGGTCGCTCTTGTGAAAGACGAGCTTCTCGTGCTCGGTGCCGATCCGCCACTGGTCCTTGGGCTTTTCGCCCTTCTGCATCGGCGCGACGAGCTGGTCGCGGCTTTCGATGACGGGGTCGGCCTTGGCTGAGGTATCGCGGGTGCTCATTTGGGTGGCGTTAGGCAACCGAACCTGCCGAGGGAAGGGAAATTATTCCTCGCCCAGCCAGTCGCCCGCCTCGGCCATCCATACCGCGATTCCCGCCAGCGCCGCGGTTTCGCCGCGCAGGACGCGCGGGCCGAGGCTGATGGCGCGCGCGTTGGGATGCGCACGGATGGCGGCGCGCTCGGCATCGTCGAAGCCGCCTTCGGGACCGATGAGGAGCGCGGCAGGCCCCTCGGCATAGCAGAACGCGTCGGCTGCCGGTTCGCCGCCTTCCTCGTCAGCGAAGAAGAGGATGCGGTCGTCCGGCCAGTCGCGCAGCAGGGCGTCGAGCTTAACCGGTTCGGCGACTTGGGGAAGCGCGGTGCGCGCGCATTGCTCGGCGGCCTCGGTGACGATGGTCACGGCGCGTTCGCCGTTGAGCTTGTCCGCGACGCAGCGCCGGGTGATCACCGGATGGATCGCCGCAACACCCAGCTCGGTCGATTTTTCGAGGACCATGTCGAAGCGATCCTTCTTGAGCAGCGCGGGACAAAGCCAGAAATCGGGCACCTCCTCGCGCGGGCGAAGATGGTCCTCGACCTTCAGCTCGACCCGACGCTTGCCGGCCTCGGCAACGCGGGCCACCCATTCGCCCGTCACATCGTCGCACAGGATCACCGCATCGCCTTCACCCACGCGCATGACGCGGGCGAGATAGTTCGCCTGATTGCCTTCGATGCCGACGATGCGCCCGGCGGCGAGTTCATCGGAAACGAAAAGGCGGGGGGCGCTCTTGGGCGGCCATGCGGGAGTTGCTGCCATGGCTTTGCAGGTGGCACGTGCGCTTGTAGGGAGCAAGCCATGAGCGACACCGCGCCTGCAGATATCGTCCCCGACAGCGAACACCGCGGCCTCGTAGCGCGCCTGCCGCAGCTGCCGCGCGACTTGGCGCAGCTGGCGCGGTTCGACCGGCCGATCGGCTGGTGGCTGCTGTTCTGGCCCTGTGTGTGGGGCGTCTGGCTGGCGGGTGCAGGCTGGCAGTGGGCGCTGCTGGGCTGGCTGCTGCTCGGCAGCGTGGCCATGCGCGGCGCAGGCTGTGTCTATAACGATATCGTCGACGCGAAGCTGGACCGGCAGGTGGCGCGCACCGCCAGCCGCCCGGTGGCGAGCGGGCGCGTGTCGAAGAAGCTTGCCTGGGGCTGGCTCCTCGCGCTTTGCCTCGTCGGGCTGGTGGTGTTGCTCCAGCTGCGCCCCCTCGCGCAGATGGTCGCGCTGGGGAGCCTTGCGCTGGTTGCCGCCTATCCTTTTATGAAGCGGATCACGTGGTGGCCGCAGGCGTGGCTCGGCATGGTCTTCACCTGGGGCCTTCTCGTCGGCTGGACCCAGCTGCGCGCCGACAATTGGGACGCGCTCGCCGCCATGTACGCAGGCGCAGCGCTGTGGGTCATCGGTTACGACACAATCTACGCCATCCAGGACCGCGAGGACGACGCGCTGGTGGGAATCCGCTCCTCCGCTCTGCGGCTTGGTGGTCATGTGAAGGGCGGGGTGGCACTTTTTTATACGGCAGCCGTCGCGCTCTGGGCGCTCGCCTTCTGGCTCTACCGCGCGGACTGGATTGCCCTTCTGGCGCTGTTTCCGGCGGCGGGACATCTCGCATGGCAAGTCGCTACTCTCGATGGCGAGGATGCGGGCAATCCGCTCGCGCGCTTCCGCTCCAACCGATGGACCGGCGCCTTGGTGGCCGCCGCCTGCTTTGTCGTGGGGAACGCCTGATGTGCAATCTCTACCGCATGACCAAGAACAAGGACGAGGTCGCCGCGTGGTTCGACGCGGTGAATGAGCTGGGCGGCGCGAATTTCGGCGAGGAGGTCTTCCCCGGCTACCCGGGCGCGGTGGTGGCCGAAGGCAAGCTCACCCAGATGAGCTGGGGCTTCCCGCTGGTGATGAAGGGCAAGAACGGCCAGCCGCTTAAGCCCAAGCCGGTCAACAACGCGCGGACCGACAAGCTCGACAGTTTCTTTTGGCGCTACAGTTTCGAGGAACGGCGCTGCCTCATCCCCGTCACCGCATGGGCGGAAGCCGAGGGGCCCAAGGGCGGCAAGACCCGCAGCTGGCTATCGCGCCCCGATGCCGAGCTGTTCGCCGTGGCAGGGGTGTGGCGCAATTCGGACGAATGGGGCGACTGCTACTCCATGGTGATGACCGATGCGGACGGTCTCGCCGCCGAGGTTCACACACGGATGCCCGTGTTGCTGGACAAGGCGGACTGGGGGACGTGGACCTCCGGCTCGCCCGAGGATGCGCGCGCCCTGTGTCGCCCGTGGGAAGGCGAGCTCACGCTCGACCGCAGCACGGTGCCGTGGTCGGGCAAGGGGCAGGTGGGGCTGCTCTAACACCATGCGGATCGCCCTGTTCGAACCCGAAATCGCCGGGAATGTCGGCAATGTCATGCGTCTGGGCGCCTGCATGGGCGCGGGCGTGGATCTCATTGAACCGCTCGGCTTCCCGTGGGACGATCGCCGCGTGCGCCGCGCCGCAATGGACTATATCGACCATGTCGAGGTGGTGCGCCACGAGAGCTTCGAAGCCTTCCGCGCGGCAAGGTCAGGGCAACGCCTCGTGCTTTTTACCACCCGCGCGACGCAGTCCTCCTACGACTTCGCCTATCACCCCGACGACATCCTGCTGTTCGGCAAGGAAAGCGCCGGAGTGACCGATGCGGTTCGCGCGTGCGTCGACGCTAGCGTGCGGCTGCCGATGAAGCCGGAGGTGCGCTCGCTCAATTTGGCGACCAGCGCGGGTCTCGCGCTGGGCGAAGCGCTGCGGCAGACGGGGAATCTCCCGGCCTAGACCTTTCGGCCTTGCGCTTGGGCGAGTGGCTGGCGAAGAGCGGCCTACGCAGCACGATCTCATTCATAGCAGACCACCTCGAATTCGATGCCGTCCCAGTCGAAGAAATAGAAGCTGTCGGGCCCGGGCTCGTAGCTTCCGTGGTTGAACGGTTCGAGGCCCTGCTCTCGCACGATCGCTTCGGCAGCGGCGAGGTCATCGACCTGCACCCCTATGTGATTGAGCGGCACGCCCTTGGCGAAATCGCCTCGCGCGCCATCCTTCGTGTAGATCGCGAGGTAGTTGCGTTCGTCGCCGACGTGGATCGTGCGACCGCCGAGCTTCGACGGCCCTCTCCACCGTTCCTTCCAGCCGAGCAGGCGGGCGAACAGCTGCGCGCTGCGGTCGGGATCGGTGACGGTGATGTTGACGTGTTCGATAGTGCCATGCGGCATTGTGCATCTCCTTTTGTGGCCCCGCAGAACGGGGCGCGTTGGTCGATGCACCACCCTATGCAACCTCAAGCTAAGTTGAGGTCAAGCTTCAAATGCGCTATCTCAGTAATTGATGAAAGCGAACGACCTCCTTCCCATCGGCAATATCGCGCGGCGGACCGGCCTCTCGGTCTCGGCAATCCGGTTCTACGAGGAGAAGGGGCTGGTCGAAGCCCACCGCACCGGCGGCAACCAGCGGCGGTTCCTGCGCAGCGATATCCGGCGGCTGAGCTTTATCCTGATCGCGCAAAAGCTGGGACTGTCGTTGGCGGAGATCGAAGATGCGCTGGCGGGTCTGCCGCAAGGGCGTACTCCTACCGCCGCCGACTGGACGACAATCAGCAAGGAGGTCCGCCAACGCATCGACGCGCAGATCGCGGCGCTCGAAAAGGTGCGCGACGATCTCGACGGGTGCATCGGCTGTGGATGCCTGAGCCTGAAGAAATGCGCGCTCTACAACGCGGATGACCGCCATGGCCGCGACGGCGTGGGTCCGCGGGTCTTGCGCTGAGTTGGTAGGCTGCGCATAGGCTGCCTGACCTCCCTGAAAACCGGATCGACCGCTTGAAACCCATCCCTTCTTCGCGCCTCTTCCTGTGGTTCGTGCTCGCCCTTCCGGCGCTGGCACTTGGTGGGCAATGGGCCTTCACGCCCGAAGCCTACGGCTATGGGCATGCCATCGCCGACAGCGGGGACTGGGCGGCGTGGTTGCTGATGGTGACGCTGGCGGTGACACCGGTCCGCCTGCTGTTTCGCAAGCGTCGCTGGGCGCAGTGGCTGATGCGGCACCGGCGCGACCTGGGGGTGGCGAGCTTTGCCTATGCTGCGATCCACACGGGCGTCTATATCTGGAAAAAGGGCGCGCTGGCCTGGAGCGGCGGCGAGCTGGGGCAGGACTTCATTCTTGCCGGGTGGCTGGCCTTCGCGCTGTTCGTGCCGCTTGCGGTGACCTCGAACGACGCCTCGATGCGGGCGCTCAAGCGGTCATGGAAGACGTTGCATCGGCTGGTCTATCCGGCCGCACTGCTGACCTTCCTGCACTGGATCTGGTCGGCCTTCGACCCGACCACGGCGTGGATCCACGCAGGGATCCTCGCCGCGATCGAAGGTCTCAAGATCTGGCTCCAGCGCCGTTAGAGCGTGACGTACTGGCGGAAGCGGGCAACCTCGGCTTCGTCGACATACTTGCCGATTTCGCGGTCGAATTCGTCCATGTCCGCATAAGGGCGGTATTCCATGAACTCGTGCTCCATCTTCTCGGTCATGCCGGGGATGAGCTTGATATCGGCTTCGCTGGCGCTGTTGAGGTTCACCGGCACGAAGACCGTTTCGAGCACGGCGGCGGCTTCGTCGGCGCTCATGGTTTCCATCAGCTTGGCATTGAACGCGCTGACGCTGTCATAGGGCTGGCCTGCGACGATTGCGGCGGCGGCTTCGGCCCCGAGACCGGCGGCGGCAAGCTGTTCGGCCGTCGCGGTGCTGGCGTCGAGCACGCCTTCGGTCGTCGCTTCGGCTTCCGCGGTATCGGTGGCTTCAGTTTCGGCGGTGGTGTCGGTCGCCTCTTCAGCCTCGCCCGAGCAGGCGGCGAGCGAGAGGGCGGTTCCGGCAAGGGCAGCGGCGACAATCAGTTTACGCATGAAATATCCTCTTATTGCGAAGTATTCGCATTAGCAGTTATCGAGGCGATGGAAAGTGATTTCTCGACGAACGAACGGGAAGGGCGGATCAATGCTCCGGTCCGAGCTCCGGATCGAGGTCGCGCGGGCGGGCGAAATGGACCAGCGTGCCGCAGCCTTCCTTCAGCTGCGACCAGTCGTCGATCTCGAGCTCGAACACGGCAAAAGCGGCGGTGGGGAACTTAACCTTGGCCTCGTCGAACAGGGCGTTCTCGTTGGCCGGGGCGACCAGTTCGAACAGCATGTCGCCAAGGCCCGGGTTGTGACCGGCGATCAGCAGCGTGTCCGCCTCGCCGCCCTGTTCGTGGATCACGTCGAAAATCGTGTCGGTGGAGGCGAGGTAGAGCGCCTCTTCCCACTCGATCTCCGCGCCGATGGCCGCTTCCTCCAGCGTGGTCTTCACGCGCTGCGCAGGGCTGGCGATCAGCTTGTCCCACTTCACCCCGTGATCGCGGATGTGGTCGCCGATCAGCGCGGCTCCCTTGCAGCCGCGCTTGTTGAGGCCCCGGTCGAAATCGCGCTTGTCGCTCTGCCCCCAGTCGGACTTGGCGTGGCGCAATAATCCCAGGATCTTCACGATTCTTCGCTCTCCGCTTCGGCCGTGTCGGCGTGAGCGCTGTCTCCAACACCCTTCGCCACGCGCTGTAAAGCTTCCGCAAGCGTCAGGCGTATGACGGGCGTGCCCTCGGGGAAGGCGGAGAGGAGGCGGCTGGGGAAGGCGGGCGAAAGGACGACGAAGTGCCCGGCGTCGTCCTTGCTGCGGATCAGCCGCCCGAAAGCCTGCGCCAGCCGGGCGCGGATGATGCGGTCGTCATAGCGCTGCGCGCCGCCCGCCGCCTCGGCTGCAGAGGCGCGGCGCGCGCGGTGGAGGATGGTGGGGCGCGGCCAGGGCACGCTTTCCATCACCACGCAGCGCAAAGAGCGCCCCGGCACGTCCACCCCGTCGCGCAGGGCATCGGTGCCGAGCAGGCTGGCGCGCGCATCGTCACGGAAGATGTCGGTAAGCGTGCCGGTGTCGATCGGATCGACATGCTGCGCGTAAAGCGGCAGGCCCGCGCGGGCGAGGCGGTCGGCGATCCGGCCATAGACCGCGCGCATGCGGCGGATCGCAGTGAAGAGGCCAAGCACGCCGCCCTCGCTCGCTTCGATCAGCCGCGCATAGGCTCCGGCCAGCGCGGGAATATCGCCGCGCTTGATGTCGGTGACGATCAGCACCTCGGCGCGGCCTGCGTAATCGAACGGACTGTCGGCCTGTGTGGTCTTGGGCGCGAGTTCGAGATGCGGCGTACCGCTCTTGGCAATGGCGTGCTCCCAGTCGGGGCCGCTCTCGTCCCGGTCGGTCAGTGTGGCGCTCGTCAGCATGACGCCATGCGCGGGTTCGAGCACGACCTGCGCAAACGGTTTCATCGGGTCGAGCCAGTGGCGATAGAGCCCGACGTCGAACTCGCGCGCGTCGTTGCGGTCGACAGCCAGCCAGTCGACGAATTCGGGGTCCGCCGGTCCGCCAAGGCGGCCGAGTAGCGCCTCCCACGCCGCGATCAGGTCGATCCGCCAGCTCAGCGAATGGCGAGCGCCCTCGATACGCGCGCGGCCCTGTCCGTCGAGCCAGTCGGGCGCGTCTTCCATGATTGCCTCGAGCCGCCCGGCAAGCTTGAGCAGCGGCCTGCGGATCTGCGCCAGGGCCTGCGCTGCCGTGCTCGCCGCCTCGACCAGCTCGCCAGGAAGCTGCGCGGTTTCGGTCTCGATGCCGTAGCCCGCTTCCTGCCCGCTCTCGTCGCGCGCATAGGTGGTGGCGCGGACCTGCGCGAGCAAAGCCTCGAGTGGCCCCGAGGGCGCGCCTTCCGCCAACCGCCCGAGCCACCCTTCCGAGGGGAGCGCCTCGGCCGCCTCGACCGCGGCCTCCACCGCATCGCCGCCCGCCTCGTCATAACTCGCGACATCGGCCAGCCGCGCGGCCAGCCCGCGCCGACGGCCGCGCGAATTGCGCTCCGGCCCGATGATCCAGCGGCGAAGCTCGATCGCCTCCTGCCCCGTCAGCGCGGCGGAAAAGGTGCTGTCTGCGGCGTCGAAAACGTGGTGGCCCTCGTCGAACACGATGCGCGTGGGGCGGCTGGCAAGATCGCGTCCGCGCGCGGCGTTGACCATCACCAGAGCGTGGTTGGCGATGACGAGATCGGCCTGCGCGGCGTTACGCGCGCTGCGTTCGATGAAACACTTTCGGTAATGCGGGCAGCCCGCATAGACGCATTCGCCGCGCTGGTCGGTCAGCGCCGCGATCCCACGCTTACGAAACAGCGTGCCGAGCCAGCCGGGCAGATCGCCCCCGATCATGTCCCCATCCTGCGTATAGGCGGCCCAGCGCGCCACCAGGTGCGCGAGGATCGCGGGACGCCCGGCAAAGCCGCCTTGCAGAGCGTCTTCGAGATTGAGGAGGCAAAGATAATTCTCGCGTCCCTTGCGCACCACCACAGGCGGCGAGCCATCGGGGCGCGTCGCAGGCCATGCGCGCGTGCTCTCGCGACGCAGCTGGCGCTGGAGGTTTTTTGTATAGGTGCTGACCCAGACCGTCCCGCCCGATTGCGCCGCCCATAGCGAGGCAGGCGCGAGATAACCCAAAGTCTTGCCGATCCCCGTCCCCGCCTGCGCAAGCAACACATGCGGGCGGCGCTGGCGATCACGCGGGGAGAAGATATGGCCCGCCCCGCGCGCGAACAGCCGCTGACCCTCGCGCCGTTCTGCACCTTCGCCGGTCAGCTGTTCGAGATGCGCCTCGATCTCCGGCTCCTCGATCAGGACCTGCGAGGGCTGCGGACGCTCGGGCGTCTCCTCCCACTCGGGCAGGCGCGTGAAGAGCCACTTTTCCGCCTTTTGCGGCTTGGCGACATGCGGGGCGAGGACGTTGGCCCAAGGCCAGCGCAGGCGGGCGAGCGACTGCAGGCTCGACCACGCGCCCTCGCGCTCGGCCCAGTCCTCGCTTTCGCAGGTCGCGACCAGCGCGCCTGCCGCCTGTTGCAGCAACAGCGGCACGCCCGCATCGTCCTCCGGTTCAGCCAGATCGAGCGCATGGGCGAGGCCCTTGGGCGTCGGTACGCAGAACTTTGCCGGATGAACGAAAGCGAACAGCTCCAGCAGGTCGAGCCCCGAAAGATCGGGATAGCCCAGCCGGCTCGCCACCAAGGGCGCGTTCATCAGCAGCAGCGGCGTATCGGCCGCCGCCATCACCGCCTCCCCCTTGGAGCACCCGCGCGTCGAACCATTGGCGTCGCGCAGCCAGGTACCGGCATGGCTGGCATGAAGCGCGGGAAGGGGGAGAGGCTGGCTCACCCCTCCGGCGTTAGAACACAAAAGGAACGCGGGGCAAGCGGCGTGGGCGAGTTATTTATCGGTCTTCGGCGGTATCTTGGAAACGAGGAGTTGGGCCGTAACCTCCGCTTTCGGGTGAGAGCGCACGAGCGAGTTGTGGCTTCGATATGCGAAAGCGGCCTTTTGCGCGAATACGAAGCCGGGGCTGTTACGGATCCCGCCGAAGCACCCGACCGGAACGAAAAATGCCAATCTTCATTAGGGATTTGAAGGGAATAGCGCATGAAAACAGCCCTGGTTTCAGCTGCGACTGTGGCGCTGTCGGCGTCGGTCGCCTCGGCCCAGCCTGAAGGACCTCCGCCAACGCCGCCCGAGCTTAGCGAGGAAGCCGTCGCGAAGGGAAGGTCATCCGATATTTCGCGCGCTTACGCAGAAGCCTTCGGGGTCAATTCGGGAGAAGCCAGAGACAGACTGGCTGCACAAGACAGAGCCGTCGTCTACGCAGAAGAGCTCTTGCGCTCCGAACCATTGGGTTTTGTGGATCTTGAAATTGAGCACGAACCCAATTTCAAGATCGTGATCTATTACAACAAATCGATCGACCGGCAAAAGCTGACCAGTGCTGCGCCAGTCGAATT
Protein-coding sequences here:
- a CDS encoding glutamate--cysteine ligase, producing MSTRDTSAKADPVIESRDQLVAPMQKGEKPKDQWRIGTEHEKLVFHKSDHRAPSYDEKGGIRDILMSLRQFDWEPVEEGGKVIAMRGDDGTVSLEPAGQLELSGAPLENLHQTCNETGRHLAQVKQVGEACDVGFLGLGMWPDKTREELPMMPKGRYEIMKRHMPRVGTLGLDMMLRTCTIQVNLDYSSEADMAQKFRTGLALQPLATALFANSPFTEGKPNGYLSYRSHIWSDTDPHRTGMLPFVFEDGFGYERWVDYMLDVPMYFVFREGRYIDAAGLSFRDFLEGKLSVLPGEKPTESDWWDHLSTAFPEVRLKSFLEMRGADGGPWSRICALPAFWVGLLYEQDALDAAWDAVKHWTMEERQDLRNAVPKLALDAPIPGGGSLRDLAEDVLAIARSGLVARGRLNTSGDNETGFLETLDEIVATGKVPAQVLLDRYHGEWGGDISRVYKYSF
- a CDS encoding 16S rRNA (uracil(1498)-N(3))-methyltransferase; translation: MAATPAWPPKSAPRLFVSDELAAGRIVGIEGNQANYLARVMRVGEGDAVILCDDVTGEWVARVAEAGKRRVELKVEDHLRPREEVPDFWLCPALLKKDRFDMVLEKSTELGVAAIHPVITRRCVADKLNGERAVTIVTEAAEQCARTALPQVAEPVKLDALLRDWPDDRILFFADEEGGEPAADAFCYAEGPAALLIGPEGGFDDAERAAIRAHPNARAISLGPRVLRGETAALAGIAVWMAEAGDWLGEE
- the ubiA gene encoding 4-hydroxybenzoate octaprenyltransferase — protein: MSDTAPADIVPDSEHRGLVARLPQLPRDLAQLARFDRPIGWWLLFWPCVWGVWLAGAGWQWALLGWLLLGSVAMRGAGCVYNDIVDAKLDRQVARTASRPVASGRVSKKLAWGWLLALCLVGLVVLLQLRPLAQMVALGSLALVAAYPFMKRITWWPQAWLGMVFTWGLLVGWTQLRADNWDALAAMYAGAALWVIGYDTIYAIQDREDDALVGIRSSALRLGGHVKGGVALFYTAAVALWALAFWLYRADWIALLALFPAAGHLAWQVATLDGEDAGNPLARFRSNRWTGALVAAACFVVGNA
- a CDS encoding SOS response-associated peptidase; its protein translation is MCNLYRMTKNKDEVAAWFDAVNELGGANFGEEVFPGYPGAVVAEGKLTQMSWGFPLVMKGKNGQPLKPKPVNNARTDKLDSFFWRYSFEERRCLIPVTAWAEAEGPKGGKTRSWLSRPDAELFAVAGVWRNSDEWGDCYSMVMTDADGLAAEVHTRMPVLLDKADWGTWTSGSPEDARALCRPWEGELTLDRSTVPWSGKGQVGLL
- a CDS encoding tRNA (cytidine(34)-2'-O)-methyltransferase, translating into MRIALFEPEIAGNVGNVMRLGACMGAGVDLIEPLGFPWDDRRVRRAAMDYIDHVEVVRHESFEAFRAARSGQRLVLFTTRATQSSYDFAYHPDDILLFGKESAGVTDAVRACVDASVRLPMKPEVRSLNLATSAGLALGEALRQTGNLPA
- a CDS encoding VOC family protein, which translates into the protein MPHGTIEHVNITVTDPDRSAQLFARLLGWKERWRGPSKLGGRTIHVGDERNYLAIYTKDGARGDFAKGVPLNHIGVQVDDLAAAEAIVREQGLEPFNHGSYEPGPDSFYFFDWDGIEFEVVCYE
- the soxR gene encoding redox-sensitive transcriptional activator SoxR, encoding MKANDLLPIGNIARRTGLSVSAIRFYEEKGLVEAHRTGGNQRRFLRSDIRRLSFILIAQKLGLSLAEIEDALAGLPQGRTPTAADWTTISKEVRQRIDAQIAALEKVRDDLDGCIGCGCLSLKKCALYNADDRHGRDGVGPRVLR
- a CDS encoding sulfite oxidase heme-binding subunit YedZ, with product MKPIPSSRLFLWFVLALPALALGGQWAFTPEAYGYGHAIADSGDWAAWLLMVTLAVTPVRLLFRKRRWAQWLMRHRRDLGVASFAYAAIHTGVYIWKKGALAWSGGELGQDFILAGWLAFALFVPLAVTSNDASMRALKRSWKTLHRLVYPAALLTFLHWIWSAFDPTTAWIHAGILAAIEGLKIWLQRR
- a CDS encoding helix-hairpin-helix domain-containing protein, with the translated sequence MRKLIVAAALAGTALSLAACSGEAEEATDTTAETEATDTAEAEATTEGVLDASTATAEQLAAAGLGAEAAAAIVAGQPYDSVSAFNAKLMETMSADEAAAVLETVFVPVNLNSASEADIKLIPGMTEKMEHEFMEYRPYADMDEFDREIGKYVDEAEVARFRQYVTL
- a CDS encoding SixA phosphatase family protein, which codes for MKILGLLRHAKSDWGQSDKRDFDRGLNKRGCKGAALIGDHIRDHGVKWDKLIASPAQRVKTTLEEAAIGAEIEWEEALYLASTDTIFDVIHEQGGEADTLLIAGHNPGLGDMLFELVAPANENALFDEAKVKFPTAAFAVFELEIDDWSQLKEGCGTLVHFARPRDLDPELGPEH
- a CDS encoding ATP-dependent DNA helicase, with amino-acid sequence MSQPLPLPALHASHAGTWLRDANGSTRGCSKGEAVMAAADTPLLLMNAPLVASRLGYPDLSGLDLLELFAFVHPAKFCVPTPKGLAHALDLAEPEDDAGVPLLLQQAAGALVATCESEDWAEREGAWSSLQSLARLRWPWANVLAPHVAKPQKAEKWLFTRLPEWEETPERPQPSQVLIEEPEIEAHLEQLTGEGAERREGQRLFARGAGHIFSPRDRQRRPHVLLAQAGTGIGKTLGYLAPASLWAAQSGGTVWVSTYTKNLQRQLRRESTRAWPATRPDGSPPVVVRKGRENYLCLLNLEDALQGGFAGRPAILAHLVARWAAYTQDGDMIGGDLPGWLGTLFRKRGIAALTDQRGECVYAGCPHYRKCFIERSARNAAQADLVIANHALVMVNAARGRDLASRPTRIVFDEGHHVFDAADSTFSAALTGQEAIELRRWIIGPERNSRGRRRGLAARLADVASYDEAGGDAVEAAVEAAEALPSEGWLGRLAEGAPSGPLEALLAQVRATTYARDESGQEAGYGIETETAQLPGELVEAASTAAQALAQIRRPLLKLAGRLEAIMEDAPDWLDGQGRARIEGARHSLSWRIDLIAAWEALLGRLGGPADPEFVDWLAVDRNDAREFDVGLYRHWLDPMKPFAQVVLEPAHGVMLTSATLTDRDESGPDWEHAIAKSGTPHLELAPKTTQADSPFDYAGRAEVLIVTDIKRGDIPALAGAYARLIEASEGGVLGLFTAIRRMRAVYGRIADRLARAGLPLYAQHVDPIDTGTLTDIFRDDARASLLGTDALRDGVDVPGRSLRCVVMESVPWPRPTILHRARRASAAEAAGGAQRYDDRIIRARLAQAFGRLIRSKDDAGHFVVLSPAFPSRLLSAFPEGTPVIRLTLAEALQRVAKGVGDSAHADTAEAESEES